The following proteins come from a genomic window of Puntigrus tetrazona isolate hp1 chromosome 15, ASM1883169v1, whole genome shotgun sequence:
- the c1qtnf5 gene encoding complement C1q tumor necrosis factor-related protein 5: protein MTSLQTWPLSLLLVIAVQCSNSLEDNKIPSLCTGSPGIPGSAGLHGSPGQPGRDGRDGRDAQPGEKGDRGDRGEPGQPGLRGLTGDRGDPGEKGERGSPGECAVAPKSAFSAKLSESRTSPLAVGDAVRFDKIILNEQGDYNHETGRFTCRVPGVYYFAVHATVYRSSLQFDLMKNGHTVASYFQIFGNWSKPASLSGGTLVHLIPGDQVWVQMALGEYTGFYSSSKTDSTFTGFLVYSDWKNSAVFA from the exons ATGACATCTCTGCAGACATGGCCTCTTTCATTGCTGCTTGTTATTGCAGTACAATGTTCTAACTCGCTCGAAGACAACAAGATCCCCAGTCTGTGCACAGGAAGCCCAGGCATCCCAGGATCCGCTGGGTTGCATGGCAGCCCCGGTCAGCCCGGCAGGGATGGACGAGACGGTCGTGACGCTCAACCTGGAGAGAAAGGGGATAGAGGAGACAGAGGAGAACCAG GTCAGCCGGGCTTGAGAGGCCTAACGGGAGACCGAGGAGATCCAGgagaaaagggagagagaggaagccCGGGCGAGTGTGCAGTGGCCCCCAAATCAGCTTTTAGCGCCAAACTGTCTGAATCCCGCACAAGCCCATTGGCTGTAGGAGATGCGGTGCGTTTTGACAAAATCATTCTGAACGAGCAGGGAGATTACAATCATGAGACAGGACGATTCACATGCAGAGTGCCGGGCGTCTACTACTTCGCTGTTCATGCCACAGTGTACCGCTCCAGCTTGCAGTTTGACCTTATGAAGAACGGACACACCGTGGCCTCTTACTTTCAGATCTTCGGGAACTGGTCCAAACCAGCTTCGCTGTCTGGAGGAACACTAGTGCACCTGATTCCAGGAGATCAGGTGTGGGTGCAGATGGCCCTCGGAGAGTACACTGGCTTTTACTCCAGCTCCAAGACAGACAGCACTTTCACTGGTTTCCTAGTGTACTCAGACTGGAAAAACTCTGCTGTCTTTGCATAG
- the rnf26 gene encoding E3 ubiquitin-protein ligase RNF26, with protein sequence MGLLNFVFSSIGKCIDVVCLLLDLNFVIVSSVIHLLVAVISFVNSLPMLLTNSVSECWNLTLLCIITMRDGVTVVTHNMVGGWMQLLGGVLESFKMIGYLSSHLLLRTKELLHRGLLSGHGLLRQAWEGCGIVFSLLLYFINTIINLLLIGTQNLYSVVVSTVEAVSSPLQKALELTLTVLTFLYSSLVGTSILLWTPCRLAMEFLGSVCHVFVSIFLLNSYGLLLTLIIIASATVYLNPALPRLASARAINYINAVPILQRLRRALRRLCVLERNVWRRLAWHRSQIMVPARMEVEERDARQPDPNPEPRVDLNVPENAPEDANQVDDPVNPPHPSSSTRRPLRKFPSEDSCKGPPADNLLTLLQEQEERKKCVICQDSTKTVVLLPCRHLCLCRDCTNILLSQPFYQHNCPLCRHMILQTMDVYL encoded by the coding sequence ATGGGTCTACTGAACTTTGTTTTTAGTTCAATTGGAAAATGCATAGATGTCGTTTGCCTCCTCCTGGATTTAAACTTCGTGATCGTCAGCTCAGTAATTCATCTGTTGGTGGCAGTGATCTCCTTTGTCAATAGTCTGCCCATGCTACTCACAAATTCAGTGTCGGAGTGCTGGAATCTCACTCTGCTTTGCATCATTACCATGAGGGACGGAGTGACCGTCGTGACCCATAACATGGTCGGAGGCTGGATGCAGCTGCTGGGAGGCGTCCTGGAAAGCTTTAAGATGATCGGATACCTGTCCTCGCATCTACTTCTCCGCACCAAAGAGCTTCTCCACCGCGGACTGTTGTCAGGACATGGCTTGCTGCGACAGGCCTGGGAGGGCTGTGGAATAGTTTTCAGCTTGCTGCTGTATTTCATCAACACGATCATCAACCTGCTGCTCATAGGCACCCAGAATTTGTACTCCGTGGTGGTCAGCACGGTGGAAGCGGTGTCCAGCCCTTTGCAGAAAGCTCTTGAGCTGACTTTGACGGTGCTGACGTTTCTTTACAGCAGTCTTGTCGGCACCTCCATCCTGCTGTGGACGCCGTGCAGACTGGCCATGGAGTTTTTGGGATCCGTGTGCCATGTGTTTGTGAGCATTTTCCTGCTCAACTCGTACGGGCTGCTGCTCACGTTGATCATAATCGCGAGCGCCACGGTGTATCTAAACCCTGCACTCCCGCGTCTTGCATCCGCGCGCGCGATCAACTACATCAACGCTGTTCCCATCCTGCAGCGCCTCCGGAGGGCTCTACGCCGCCTCTGTGTGCTGGAGAGGAACGTGTGGCGGCGGTTGGCCTGGCATCGCAGCCAGATAATGGTTCCTGCGAGGATGGAAGTGGAAGAGAGGGACGCTAGACAGCCCGATCCCAACCCTGAGCCTCGAGTTGATCTGAATGTGCCAGAAAACGCACCTGAGGATGCCAACCAAGTGGATGACCCAGTAAACCCGCCGCATCCCAGTTCCAGCACTCGCAGGCCACTCCGGAAGTTTCCTTCGGAGGACAGTTGCAAAGGCCCTCCGGCTGACAACCTGCTGACTCTTCTGCAGGAGCAAGAGGAGAGGAAGAAGTGCGTGATCTGTCAGGACAGCACCAAGACCGTCGTGCTCCTGCCGTGCCGGCACTTGTGCTTGTGCAGAGACTGCACCAACATTTTGCTCAGCCAGCCTTTCTACCAACACAACTGCCCCCTGTGCcgccacatgatccttcagaccaTGGACGTGTATCTCTGA